In Leptospira sp. WS58.C1, a single genomic region encodes these proteins:
- the gmd gene encoding GDP-mannose 4,6-dehydratase: MKKALITGITGQDGSYLTELLLEKKYEVHGIVRRTSSLNRDRIEHLRGNPHLFLHYGDLTDSSNLNRVLEKVQPDEIYNLAAQSHVGVSFEVPEYTAEVDAVGTLRILDAIKQTGVKSRFYQASTSELYGKVQAVPQDEKTPFYPRSPYAVAKLYAFWAVVNYREAFGLHASNGILFNHESPRRGEGFVTRKITLGVAGLVSGKGGPIHLGNLDAKRDWGYAPDYVNMMWMMLQQSEPDDYVVATNETHTVREFIEESFRHLDIQVEWKGKGDQEKGYNKKDGKLLIEVDPSFYRPTEVDLLIGDPAKAKAKLGWEPKVKFKELVEIMIKADCKAFGINI, translated from the coding sequence ATGAAAAAGGCGCTTATTACAGGGATTACTGGACAGGACGGATCCTATCTTACCGAACTTCTTTTGGAAAAAAAATACGAAGTACACGGGATCGTTCGCAGAACCAGTTCCTTAAATCGGGATCGGATCGAACATCTAAGAGGAAATCCTCACCTTTTTCTGCATTACGGGGACTTAACCGATTCCAGTAACCTAAACCGGGTCCTAGAAAAAGTCCAACCGGATGAAATTTATAACTTAGCCGCACAATCTCATGTGGGAGTTTCTTTCGAAGTCCCCGAGTACACAGCGGAAGTGGACGCAGTCGGAACTTTACGAATTTTAGATGCGATCAAACAAACAGGAGTCAAATCCAGATTCTACCAAGCTTCTACTTCCGAATTGTACGGAAAAGTGCAGGCCGTTCCTCAGGACGAAAAAACTCCCTTCTATCCTAGATCTCCTTACGCAGTCGCAAAATTATACGCATTCTGGGCGGTAGTAAACTATAGAGAAGCATTCGGATTACATGCTTCTAACGGAATTTTATTCAATCATGAATCTCCAAGAAGGGGAGAAGGTTTTGTAACCAGAAAGATCACTCTCGGAGTCGCGGGCCTGGTTTCCGGAAAAGGTGGGCCGATCCATTTAGGGAACCTGGACGCAAAACGAGACTGGGGATATGCACCTGATTACGTAAATATGATGTGGATGATGTTACAACAATCAGAGCCGGACGATTACGTTGTGGCCACCAACGAAACTCATACCGTCAGAGAATTTATAGAAGAATCCTTCCGACATCTGGACATTCAAGTAGAATGGAAAGGAAAGGGAGACCAAGAGAAGGGTTATAATAAGAAAGACGGAAAACTTTTAATCGAAGTAGATCCTTCTTTTTACAGACCGACCGAAGTGGATCTTCTGATAGGAGATCCTGCAAAAGCAAAAGCAAAACTAGGTTGGGAACCTAAGGTCAAGTTCAAAGAACTAGTAGAGATTATGATTAAAGCTGACTGTAAAGCTTTCGGGATCAATATCTAA
- a CDS encoding Crp/Fnr family transcriptional regulator — protein sequence MSNGFFQIVNYPKGSYVIVEGKKEAHNFFIIRQGKVRVARENQVVGEDPNQLLGPGDFFGVVAAMSQHAQIESAIALTDVSLIQVSYDQFGTLIQKNTPVAMKIIRYFSMKLRQFDSTITRLSFRTAIEEDPNQLFAIGEYYFNQKNTLHAAYAFQKYLQYLPNGQFATQAKLKLQTVNQPVAPSPIDYTKFNRAYGDNEMIFCEHEPGRELYIIQHGRVKITKIVDSNEVLLAVLQSGDIFGEMALLDNKPRSASAIAWGEVQLLAINKANFEGMVKAQPQLATRLITLLSERIWTAYKQLANLLISDPQGRIADTLLTLVEKNRVKVIPKSTYNFEIGTKDLIKMVGLTYPKDENLVLDLISKNKFIKLDQGKISCTDLVELEKLVQAFRKKSQIDAKIKKRA from the coding sequence ATGTCCAACGGCTTCTTTCAAATCGTGAATTACCCGAAAGGGTCCTATGTCATCGTCGAAGGCAAGAAAGAGGCACACAATTTCTTTATCATCCGACAAGGCAAGGTCAGGGTCGCCCGCGAAAACCAAGTAGTAGGAGAGGATCCGAACCAACTTTTGGGCCCGGGGGATTTTTTCGGTGTTGTCGCTGCGATGAGCCAACACGCTCAGATCGAATCTGCGATAGCTCTTACCGATGTTTCTTTAATTCAGGTAAGTTATGATCAGTTTGGAACTCTGATCCAAAAAAATACTCCGGTAGCGATGAAGATCATTCGCTACTTTTCGATGAAACTCAGACAGTTCGACTCTACGATCACTCGTCTGTCTTTCCGTACTGCAATTGAAGAAGACCCGAATCAGTTGTTTGCGATCGGTGAGTATTACTTTAACCAGAAGAACACTCTTCATGCCGCATACGCATTCCAAAAATATCTGCAATATCTTCCTAACGGTCAGTTTGCCACTCAGGCAAAATTGAAATTACAGACCGTTAATCAACCGGTTGCTCCTTCTCCGATAGATTATACCAAGTTCAATCGTGCGTACGGCGATAACGAAATGATCTTTTGCGAGCATGAGCCTGGTAGAGAATTGTATATCATCCAGCACGGAAGAGTGAAGATCACTAAGATCGTAGACTCTAACGAAGTGCTTCTCGCAGTTTTACAAAGCGGGGATATCTTCGGAGAAATGGCACTTTTAGATAATAAACCTAGATCCGCGTCGGCGATTGCCTGGGGTGAAGTGCAACTCCTTGCGATCAATAAGGCAAACTTCGAGGGAATGGTCAAGGCTCAGCCTCAATTGGCGACAAGGCTAATCACTCTTCTTTCGGAAAGGATTTGGACTGCATATAAACAGCTCGCTAACTTGCTTATTTCCGATCCTCAGGGAAGGATCGCCGATACGTTACTCACTCTTGTGGAGAAAAATAGGGTCAAAGTTATTCCTAAATCCACCTACAATTTCGAGATCGGTACTAAAGACTTGATCAAGATGGTGGGATTGACGTATCCAAAGGACGAGAACTTGGTTCTGGATCTGATCTCCAAAAACAAATTTATCAAATTAGATCAGGGGAAAATTTCCTGCACGGATCTTGTAGAATTGGAAAAATTAGTACAAGCGTTCCGGAAAAAATCCCAGATAGACGCTAAGATCAAAAAACGTGCTTAA
- a CDS encoding tetratricopeptide repeat protein: MFSGFYFKSIRFPFSNNAFRTFRLSRILIFFLILFSVSFSTFGQGENPSKQGPSDPDILFRIAEEAYKDRRFYKSAESLRNFLVLYPGNPKKNRVLNLLKDCFLKLDRPEKALEVSLDLYKMEPTGEFGLESYLEAGRLLAKMGEIDQAKQIFSSICRQSYSRAMAEKAALEFSGIDLLSDGEEPSPEGESCREK, translated from the coding sequence TTGTTTTCCGGATTTTATTTTAAGAGCATACGTTTTCCTTTTTCGAACAATGCTTTCAGAACGTTTCGCCTCTCCCGAATCCTAATCTTTTTCCTTATACTTTTTTCAGTCTCCTTCTCCACATTCGGCCAAGGGGAAAATCCTTCCAAACAAGGGCCATCCGATCCGGATATTCTGTTTAGGATCGCCGAAGAAGCCTATAAGGACCGTCGATTTTACAAGTCGGCTGAAAGTCTTCGTAACTTCCTGGTACTTTATCCAGGGAATCCTAAAAAAAACAGGGTACTTAACCTTCTGAAAGATTGTTTTCTGAAATTGGATCGCCCGGAGAAAGCTTTAGAAGTCAGTCTGGATCTTTATAAAATGGAACCGACTGGAGAATTCGGATTAGAATCCTACTTGGAAGCCGGGCGCCTCCTGGCCAAGATGGGAGAAATCGACCAGGCGAAGCAGATTTTCTCCTCTATTTGCAGACAATCTTACTCCAGAGCCATGGCAGAAAAAGCCGCCCTGGAATTCTCCGGCATCGATCTACTTTCGGATGGGGAAGAACCTTCTCCGGAAGGGGAATCTTGTCGCGAAAAATAA
- a CDS encoding LIC10235 family protein, translated as MKPKKVTNDDLEKIIAGVKTQAVEAIGNYLYKGFRIQVSKYNLSGAERVQLLYQRRRKEGLCIVCGTKVGKKNPSTGRLYRLCEFHRKKIDKKK; from the coding sequence ATGAAACCAAAGAAAGTCACTAACGATGATTTGGAAAAGATCATCGCCGGGGTAAAAACTCAAGCTGTTGAAGCGATCGGTAATTACCTCTACAAAGGATTTCGGATTCAGGTTAGTAAATACAACCTGTCTGGGGCGGAGAGGGTTCAGCTCCTTTACCAAAGGAGAAGGAAAGAAGGTCTTTGTATCGTCTGCGGCACTAAAGTAGGTAAAAAAAATCCGTCTACTGGCAGGTTGTATCGCCTCTGCGAATTCCACCGGAAGAAAATAGATAAAAAAAAGTAG
- a CDS encoding glycerophosphodiester phosphodiesterase produces the protein MTDPFLLPKPWVIAHRGDSGEYPENTMISFQSACELGADWIELDIIHSADGKIVVIHDDTLDRTTDQKGEVKLLPFDLIRKADAGVWKDPKFKGEKVPELWEVWDFLKSKNIGLNVEIKSCAYEEIPIEIPIEQELIDYTKKNSLFHKTLFSSFCWDSLVRLRELSVEAKLGILIGEETSSWMEALDLGFRLNVFSLNLSAKGLDKETVSKIQKEGFNVLVYTLNTEEELKFGIDLGVDGIFTNYPKRMRSLLT, from the coding sequence ATGACGGATCCATTTCTTCTTCCTAAACCTTGGGTAATCGCGCATAGAGGAGACAGCGGAGAATATCCCGAAAACACTATGATCTCCTTCCAAAGCGCCTGTGAACTGGGGGCCGATTGGATAGAATTGGACATCATCCATTCTGCTGATGGAAAAATAGTAGTCATTCACGACGATACCCTGGATAGAACCACCGATCAAAAAGGAGAAGTAAAACTTCTTCCTTTCGATTTGATCCGTAAAGCGGATGCGGGCGTATGGAAAGATCCAAAATTTAAAGGGGAGAAGGTGCCGGAACTTTGGGAGGTCTGGGATTTTTTAAAATCCAAAAATATAGGCCTGAATGTGGAGATCAAATCCTGCGCCTACGAAGAGATCCCGATCGAAATTCCGATCGAACAGGAACTGATCGACTATACGAAAAAAAATTCTCTTTTCCATAAAACGTTATTCTCTTCTTTCTGCTGGGACTCTTTGGTGAGACTCAGGGAATTGTCCGTAGAAGCAAAACTTGGGATCTTGATCGGAGAAGAAACTTCTTCTTGGATGGAAGCTTTAGATCTAGGTTTTAGATTGAACGTTTTCAGTTTGAATCTTTCCGCAAAGGGTCTGGACAAGGAAACTGTTTCCAAGATCCAAAAGGAAGGTTTTAACGTCTTAGTTTATACTTTGAATACGGAAGAAGAATTGAAGTTCGGAATAGATCTGGGCGTGGACGGGATCTTTACGAATTATCCGAAAAGAATGAGATCTCTTCTTACTTGA
- a CDS encoding phasin-related domain-containing protein produces the protein MEKQLLDILNAGIGLLKSGQEGLDKAKVDLEKTYGELVAKGAADNSETSVKIRESVDKLLNEIKEVSTVAGKNYEETRGKIVEKYNQISEEIKKRVPEGQLEAVKAKLTEVAETIKATAKGKA, from the coding sequence ATGGAAAAACAACTGTTGGACATTCTTAACGCCGGAATCGGACTTTTGAAATCTGGACAAGAAGGACTAGACAAAGCGAAAGTAGATTTGGAAAAAACCTACGGAGAATTAGTAGCGAAAGGTGCTGCAGACAATTCTGAAACTTCCGTAAAAATTCGCGAATCTGTGGATAAACTTTTGAACGAAATCAAAGAAGTTTCCACTGTTGCCGGTAAAAACTACGAGGAAACTCGTGGCAAGATCGTTGAGAAGTACAATCAAATCTCCGAAGAGATCAAAAAACGCGTTCCGGAAGGACAATTAGAAGCTGTTAAAGCGAAATTAACCGAAGTGGCTGAGACAATCAAAGCTACTGCAAAGGGAAAAGCTTAA
- a CDS encoding PPK2 family polyphosphate kinase, translated as MIQLSEYSTEPNEDLSREKAEELRLKELERIEELQIRLFASKKKSLLIILQGVDASGKDGTVKKLFSALNPLGCTCKAWKAPTSEELSRDFLWRIHKELPGKGWIQIFNRSHYEDILVPYVSESLSKDRLKDRLGFIDSFEEFVSKENHTHILKFFLHISQEEQTKRIEERLSNPEKNWKFDPSDLEARKNFKKYLSAYEWIFSHSKDRFPWVIVPSNKKWCRDYLIAKSVRKELEDMDLKYPKLEVLPGGI; from the coding sequence ATGATCCAACTTTCCGAATATTCCACGGAACCGAACGAAGATCTTTCCAGAGAAAAAGCGGAAGAACTTCGCCTTAAGGAATTGGAAAGAATAGAAGAACTTCAGATCCGTCTTTTTGCTAGTAAAAAGAAATCATTACTAATCATTCTTCAGGGAGTAGATGCATCCGGAAAAGACGGGACTGTTAAAAAACTTTTCTCTGCTTTAAATCCGTTGGGTTGTACCTGCAAGGCTTGGAAAGCTCCTACGTCCGAGGAATTAAGTCGCGACTTTCTCTGGAGAATCCATAAAGAACTTCCCGGGAAAGGTTGGATCCAGATCTTCAATCGATCTCATTACGAGGATATTCTGGTTCCGTACGTTTCTGAAAGTTTATCCAAAGATAGGCTGAAGGACAGATTAGGATTTATAGATTCTTTCGAGGAATTTGTATCAAAGGAAAATCATACTCATATCCTGAAATTTTTCCTACATATTTCCCAAGAGGAGCAGACCAAAAGAATAGAAGAAAGGTTATCCAATCCGGAAAAGAATTGGAAATTCGATCCAAGCGATCTCGAAGCTCGTAAAAATTTTAAGAAGTATCTGAGCGCGTATGAGTGGATATTTTCCCATTCAAAGGATCGTTTTCCTTGGGTAATCGTTCCTTCGAACAAAAAATGGTGCCGGGATTATTTGATCGCTAAGTCCGTCCGCAAGGAATTGGAAGATATGGATCTCAAATATCCTAAGTTGGAAGTCCTACCAGGCGGGATTTAG